The genomic DNA GCTAATAAAACttagcaaataataaatatgatgCCTTTAACTCTAATATAAAGGGGACATAAAAGGAAAGGAACTCTATTAATAAACTGTGTTTGTCCATATGTACTGCTTGGGCATGATGACACTGGATGAACACAAAGGAGTAATTGTATGCTTGTGCTCATCAGCAGATCCCTGTGAAAGAATGACAAATGCAGGTGGATGTAGATGTGTTGGGGACAAATAAACCACGATTTTCTGAAACAGTAAACAACTCTTGGTAAAgttaaaatggaatgaaattgtGTCCCTTTATAAGGTTATTGTATTCTTggaaatttcaatatatattaaaataattgcaaaaattatttttatgtataaaatggatTTCTGCACTCCTATAATTGATAAACAAGTTTTTCATTTGGTCCTACATGAATGTTCAGcaggaagatattttttaaaaatttattttattttacttttttaatagatgggggggggtctcattatgtttcccatgctggccttaaactcctggtctcaggcaatcctcctcTGTAGCTCTGCATCACTTTGCCCAGCTTGAAAACCAGTACTTTTTTCTGAAGAACTGCATGAAGTCTAGCATCCTTGGCCCTTGCCCACTAAATGCCAGTACCCACACCTTCACCCCATTCATTGACAGCCATCATTGTGACCACTAAAAACATCCCTATAAATTTCTAGAACTGCCCTTGGAGGAAGTGCCTTCCTCATGAGAACCACTGGCTTTGCTGGCCTCTGGAGGGCTGGCAACAGCTGACTGTAACATGGAGGTGCTGAAGTTTTCCAGATGTCCCTAGGCTGGCCTAGGAGACTATATTGTCTGTGCCTACCTGTCACACTGTCTTGGAGCCACCTGTCTGCCTGTGCAGAGCCCCACTCATGGAGGACAGGCTTCTGTCCTCATTCTCTTTCCGCAGCCTCCAGCACAGCGCCCACGGGGGCCACAAACGAGCCAATATGGGAGCTTTCGTTTCCAGCACGCATGGTGTCAGGTTCTGTCTCCAACTTACCATGACAGCCTCCCAGGGGCTAAACTGCATCTTTGCTCTCTTCTAAGGCAGCTGATAAAATATGAGTCACAAAAGTGTCCTCAACCCCGGAACGACCACTGAACACAGGCCACCTCTCAATAAATCCCACACAGCCTTACGCCCTCCAGCGTGGGGACAAATCAGTGCTAGGCTGGTTGAATGAAGACGAAGTCGCCAGCTTGCTCTCAGGGGCCTTGTTAGAGAGTATTTATCTCTGCACACGGGAATCATTCTTAGGTGTAAGGTATGCGGGGCCTGGATTCAGGCTGCTGCCTCCCTCACGGAGACTTTCCCACGTGGGGCAGTGGGGAGGTACCTGTGCCGGCCCCTCCTAACGCACCGTGGGGCATTTGCCAgatgcactgattttttttcattgtgatgATGTACATACcgtaaaattcatcattttaaaggaCACTTCAGTGATGTTTAGTATCTTTTACTGTGCTGTGCAAATGTCGCTGCTATgtgattccagaacatttccgTCACCCCAAAAAGAGACTGTGTGCCCATGAGCAGCCAGTCCCAATTCCCGCCTTCCCCTATTCCCTGGCAACCCTCTCATCTACTTCCTGTCTCAGGATTTGCTGGTGGacctttcatataaatggaatcgcaGTGTGTGGCCTTTTGGTCTGGCTTCTGTAGCCCAACGAGTTTTCAAGGTTCACCacgttgtagcatatgtcagcactttttatggctgaataatattccaccgTGAGGAAATGCCACTGTCAGCTCCCTGCCATTTCCCCTTGTCTCTGCATTCGCTTCACTTGAAGGCCTCACTGCCCTCTTTCTCCTGCTAAACCAGGAGGAACACTCGAGAGGGCAGGGCCCCAGCTTTATTACTGAAACACTGGCATCAAACAGACTATCCTTTTCCTCTGGACAGACCATTTTAGCAAAACCAGCTTCCCCTGTGGTCTGCTGTGCCCAAGGCCATGTCAATCAGTGTCCTCAACCAGAAAGGGAATTCACCCCACCCCGTTCTTTGGCTCATTCTCCCTGTGATCCCAGCCAAATAAACCAGCCATTctacatggggggggggggagtcgaGTGCTCCCCAACCTGTCACCCGCCCAAAGTGCCACTTCAGAGATTGCACGTCATCTGTGGCCCTCTGGAAGTTGTCCAGTGGGTCCTTGCTCAGTCAGAACCAATCCAGCCTTGAACTTGATTGTCACAAGTCTCCCCGCGGCTGCCCTCTGGGTGGGGCTCGGCATAAACTGGGTATCCAGACAGGGCCCTGCTTGCCAGACCCCGCCCTGGGCTTCCTACCCCTGGCTGCGCAGCAAGTCAGCCGTGGAGACTTGAGGCCTGAGATCTGGGCCCGCGCCACCCACGCCACTTCGGTAGGCTCGGGGGCGGCGGCAAGGCCTCCGTGTTCTAAGTTCCTCTGGGGATTCCAACGCGCGGTTGAGGTGGAGAACCACTGCCttcctctgtttttccttttcctgttgcCCCGACAGAAGGCTGAGGCCCCGCGTGGCAGTCCAGCTGCGGAGCAGCTGCCGTGCTCCGGCTGCAGTCTTCTGCCAAGGAACGTGCCTTGGCGCCCACGTGGGAGGGGAGCTGGCGGAAGGGGCACAACCGCCTGGGCCGCCTGTCTTTCCCAGGTCTAAACCCCCATTTTCTTGGCCTTGTCATGTCCTAAGTCCTGTCTTAGGAGGACTGTAGCCTGTGCCAGAGAATGCGAGAAGCCTCATCTTTCACCCCGATGGGAGCCATTTGAGGCCAGGGCTCTGTGCTACACGCCCTCTGACACAGGTCCTGTGACACACGCCCTGTGACCCCGCGGGCCGCCCATGGCAGTTCACGGTCCAGACTCACTAGTGCAAACGGGTTACTGATTCCTACGCCAGCTAGACTCTCACCCAGGTGGAGTATGTTCCTTGGACAACTTCAAGGGCCTGGGCCCTGAGTCTGAGGGTTGACATAAACCAAAGCCAGGCAGGAGGTGCTGCCCATAGCTTGGCAGAGAGGAAAATCCCAGGTTCCACATTTTCTTAGGCAAAGGCCATCCACCCACAAGGGCCCTTTCATTCCGCTAGAACCTACTCCGTTTGCCGTTCCGGAGTCAAAAATGGCATGCCCTTGTTAAAGGAAACGCAGGCAACTGGTCCTAAAACTCACTCTCTGGCCAGAGCTAAGCAGTGTTGCCTGCAGGGTGGCCAGGTCCTATGGCCCTGGGTGGGATAGAGGGATAAAGTGTCTTTCTGGAGCCCAGTGTGGGGAAGGGCTCAAACCAGGCCCACGTCGGCGAGGTTTTGGCCTGCAGGACGGTGCCCTGCCAAGTCACGAGCCCGGAAGGCACCAGCACCTCTCACCTCCGGCCTTGTCACCCAGCCCAGCCGCTGGCGCGCCACTGCCCATTGGAAGGCCTTGTTTCCTGTCTCGGCCATAGGAGAGCTGCTGCTCTTTCTTCACCTGCCCGGTGTGCGGCACCCACAGCTTTTACACAGGAGGGCAGGCAGACATAGCCTAGTCCCACGGGGGGCTTCCCGGACCCCAGGCGCCTCTCTGTAAAACGAGGGCTAGACTGGCTCAGCAAATCCCACACTTCATTCACTCGAGTTCCACCCTCACAATTTTGTATATCCACATCAGGTGCACTTTTAATCTATTTATCTTGACcccttttatttaagaatatttagttttaaagaaacaatgtCGCTACTTTAAGTGGAAAATGGACACTTGCCTTAAATAGAAGGAAAGGTAGAAACAACACACAACGTCACGTGACTCCGTTGTGGAGAGACCGGGTGTCTGCCGGGGCTCCGAGCCTGCAGCTGCTCTCGCTGTTGAAAAGGGAGCTTGGCTGGTGCTGGACGGAACTGAAGACATTTGCACAAAACAGTCGCTCCCCATGCCACGGGTGGCAGAGTGACAGAGAAAGGTAAGGGGAGCCTTTCGGGTCCCGTGCATCAAATTATTTAATGCTCTGCCTGAGCTCACTGAAACCTGAAATCACACCCTTGTGTGTCCTCAGCAGTGCTGCCGCGCTGCGGGCTGACCGCTGAGGTCTCTGCAGCACTCTTCTCAGCACATTCACAGACGGGTGGGAGTAGGCCCTTCTAAAAGGACCTATTTCCATAGCTCCCCTacttggaaaacatatttttttactcTAATTGTTTTCAATCTCTATTCTACCAAAATGAGTCGTTTTATTATATCAAATTTTGTTGACCAGTCTCTACCTTTCACATAGGAATTCTtaacttttctatgtttgaaTTATATCTATCTCACAAGTGCTCGGCAGAGACAGAGTTCCCACTTTGAGTTGACATAATTTTAGCCGAAAGGCAGGAAACTTGGTATTGCTGTTGGTGAATAGATTTGCATTGGGATGTTTGAGGAACTGGACAAAGTTTTGCTTGTTCTCCCATTACCACCTTTTGGGACTTTAGCGTAAGAGCCCTGCTCTGAACCACAGCTCCAGGACCGAGAGAGGGTTAGGAGGTGCACAGTGTGAAAAGACTTGCTGGTGGAAGCTCATTTTGTACAAATTTCTGCTCCTGAGACCAACTTCCAGGGGATGCCAAGGATTGCcaagtttcatttatttgtaaagaTACAGGCACGAGCAAGAATGTTCTAAACATGATTTCCATCATTGATTACAGAATTTCCTCTGATCATTTGATTGGGTCACAGATGAATTTAAACTTGACTCTTAAAGttccctctcccttttctctggaTGTGCCAGCACGTGATTCCTAAAAATGCATCAGACAAGTCTATCTTGACACACTGGGGTTTGTTCACCGTGAGAATTTAGAATACAGCAAGGGCCAGGAGACTAGAACAATGTTTGGGATGGGATAGAGATTTATGCCTAATTCTGTCCAGACCATTGCTACAGAATGATTTTCATTTCAGGTTTAGAGTTTCCATTATTGTAGCAATCATCTCTGGAAGGTTTTTGTCCACACTTACTTGGATGAAGTTTTCTGGAGCTGCTGGGGGCTCCAGAGTCTCAAACTGGGACTGCAGTAACTCAGGGGGCataaaatgtccttttctttGGAGTAAGCGTTCAGAGATGACCTCAAACGACCCGCTAAGATGGACCACGAAGAGCGGCACGTCACCGggcttctcttcctttcccaatTCCTCACTCTTCAGAGCTGCACCCTCTTTTCCTCTTATTAAGATGTCTCTGTACATTTTCTTCAGGGCTGAACAGGCGAGAACCACACACTGTCCTGAGGTTACatctctgtttaaaaagaaaaaaaaaggtggggggaggCTAAAGAATGaagactttaaattttaaaacagctgGTATCGATTCGAGGGGGAGGACTGCAGCCCTACGTCTCTGCCAGTGGCAGCTGTTAGAAGATTCTGGTTAAGCATCAGGCAGTCCTGCCTGTGAGTTAAGGATCTTCCACTTGTGCGAACTGAGCAAACTTGGGCAAATGTGTTCACCTCCCTGGGCATCGAGTTTATCATCTGGTAAGTAGGGCTGCCTTTAGCGCCGTCCTACAGAAAAACTTGATGGAGATGCCTGGTATATACagagtgctcagtaagtgttgcTTTTGCTCCTATGGGTGCCGGTTGTGGCCGAGCCTCAGTGTGTGGACACGGGCCGCCAGCAGGCACCTGCGCCATGCACACAGCTCGGCTCGGGCCCCCTGCAGGTTGTTCAGTGATTTGCATTCTACAGCCAGCTCCTCCGGCTCCTGCTCTACAATGTGGCGGGAAGGTCTGGGGGAGCTGCCAGTTCAGAGCTGGAgatggcaggagaggagggagcacagacttgtcatttttttttttttttgacagtgttctaaaattttatttcaaaagtaccTATGGTATTGGTTCCTTAATCTAGACTAGTTGGAGGTTATAAAATGTCATCAAAATTTCTGACCACTTGGCCATAAATGGGAATTTACCTCTTTAACAGTTAACAGTACATTTTTGGAAAATGCTTAATAtgtttataaagtactttttagATTATAAAGCACTGCTACAAAcaatatttcatttgatccttaaCATTTCTGGTAAAGTAGGTagagtatttattattattttactgacGAGGACATAGGTGCAAAGAAGTTGTACATCTGGTCTTCAGACACGGTGACGCGGAGAATCATGACTCAAAGCGAGCAGTCTTCTAGCGACTGCAACATGCCATTCTCCTTTAAGTTCTATgcggatttgattttttttctttaccagatTCTAATGGATGTCTGAGGGATGAGGATGTTTACAATATGGGATCTGGCAGATAGGAAAAATAGCTAGTCTCGAGGTGATAAAAAACAAGGTAAACATAATAAACAGGAGATCACACATTTTCTGAAACCTGGCATAATTTGGCATTTTGACAGCCTCTAGAAGAGTATTAGCTGAATCATGAAGACAAAGGACCAGGGTCCTTGCTCGGGCCATATTGCTGACATCTGAAAAGCTAATCAAGGAAACAGCTATAATGTGGTGCAGGAACGTAATGCCCAAGTCCTTTCTTTTGATACCAGTGAACTGGGAAAACATTAGAGACCAATAAAATGACAGCTCCAGGATGTAATGGTAGTGAAGGTCATTTGTGAGTGCCTGATAGGGGTAGCTGTACCAGCAGTGCTTTGTATTCCAGAACTAGGGAGTCTTTTTCAGGAATCGGACTCCATAGAGACAGTCTGTGAGGGCCAGGTCAGCAAGATGTGAGAAGTTTCCAGGGATGCTCTAAGGAAAAAACTGAGCCAGAATCAGAGGCAACAGGACACAGCACCGGTAGGTGAGCCCCGGCTTCCAGCCAGCCAACCGCCGTGCGGGGGGCAGTCATCCTGGGGCCAGGATGGGACCTCTTGACTCCACTCCAGTCAGGAGGTGGGGTGCAAACGCTGGCTTGGGTGTAGAAAGTTCTCTTCAGAAATGAGAGTTCTGAAGCCCTCCCCCTTTTTGCAGCCAACAAATGGTgttagcaaatataaaaatactaatagAGTAACAATAATATATCCACTCACAAGAAGTTTATAGTCAAATTGGGCAGATGAAACAGACTTAactgcagaaagaagaaaaaagtcatcgtgaaaataaaattctactttataTAGGGAAGAACGTAAAAAAAAGCAGTTCTGCTCTTTCAAATGACTCAGAAAAATGACGAACGATATAaccaaaaagtggacaaaggataGCAATGGACAACGGACAGAATACGATATCCAAATGGGCAAtacacatgaaaaggtgctcagccCCACTGGGAATCATGGGAATGCAATTAAAACAAGTTACTGTTCTCATGCATCACactgataaatattaaatatttcagagcTTGACGACAGTCATTGTGGGCGAGGACAGGAGGAAACAGGTCCCCTCCTGACAATGCTGGTCGGAGCAGGCCACGGTAAAGACTTGGGGGGCTGACGTGAGGGGTCTCCCTCTGATCTCAGGGCCAGGTGGCACTGGAGACCCCATGCTGCAGTGTTTCCTGGGAAACAAACTTCCGTGCTGAGCTCCGGCTCCTCCTGAGGGCCGTGGCAAGAGCGTGTTTGTTCCGGCCTGCAGGTCTGGTTCTTGCGCTCTGGAGGGTCCTCACTGCTGTTTCCATTTCAGGTCAGTGAGTCTGTTTGTGCTGGGGACCCTGCGGGCAGGAGTTCTCAAACCCTAACCCCTTAAGTCAAACCCCTAAGCCGACACAGTGGGGCTGCCAGCCGTGTGGATGGGTGTGCAAAATGCAAACTGAATTTGTAGTGAAGTGTATGCTAACTTCACAGGGCCCAGGTGGTTTTAAGTTGATAAAACATGACATCATCTTAGGAAGCAAGATTTGTAAACCATTCCCACCCAAGCCCTGCCTTTTCTTCATCCTCCTTCACGTCCCAACCAGTGGGGACAGGCTGATAACTCAGGGGACCATGTTTGCTCAGAGGCCTGCCACAGAGCTGGGCCATGTGGGACTCCAGTCTTGGTGGCTAATTATCTGCTGTCCTAGAAACAACCTCAGGTCTTCCTCCCAGGCCACAGCTTGAAGCAAGGGGAAGAAAGAGTGGTGGCTGAGACAGGCAGTAACAGAGGTGGCATCAGTTAACATTGTTTGAGCTCCTACTATGCATTAGATACTGTTCTAAGGGTTACCCACACACCATCTCACTTATTCCTCACAATAATCTGTAAGTAGAAACTAcatttttactgatgaagaaacacGCTTACGGGAATTAAGTGGCTCATCAAAATTCCCAGCTAGTAATCATGGAACTGTCTAGAAGGTTTGTCTTCAGAGCCCAACTGAACTACATGCTGCCCGTGGCTGGCTAAAGTCTTTGCTCGTTACTTGACAGAAGTGCATTCGATTTATAGGATCCTTTACCATCCGTTAGTTGTGATTTCaagagtgtattttttttttcctgtactttCTGATGGGTTCTCTTCACTGGCTGACTTATGCCAAGGCCCGATGGTCTCTTACCTTAGTAAAATGTCATGCAAATTGCAGAGCCATGGAATCCTGTCCTGAAATCAAAGCAGACACAAAGTGGCTTTTCCAGGTATTGTCTGTTTGCAGAG from Microcebus murinus isolate Inina chromosome 12, M.murinus_Inina_mat1.0, whole genome shotgun sequence includes the following:
- the IDNK gene encoding putative gluconokinase isoform X1, which translates into the protein MAEPGWAMAAPGALLVMGVSGSGKSTVGALLASELGWKFYDADDYHPEENRVKMGRGIPLNDQDRIPWLCNLHDILLRDVTSGQCVVLACSALKKMYRDILIRGKEGAALKSEELGKEEKPGDVPLFVVHLSGSFEVISERLLQRKGHFMPPELLQSQFETLEPPAAPENFIQVSVDKNLPEMIATIMETLNLK
- the IDNK gene encoding putative gluconokinase isoform X2 → MGRGIPLNDQDRIPWLCNLHDILLRDVTSGQCVVLACSALKKMYRDILIRGKEGAALKSEELGKEEKPGDVPLFVVHLSGSFEVISERLLQRKGHFMPPELLQSQFETLEPPAAPENFIQVSVDKNLPEMIATIMETLNLK